The proteins below are encoded in one region of Belonocnema kinseyi isolate 2016_QV_RU_SX_M_011 chromosome 1, B_treatae_v1, whole genome shotgun sequence:
- the LOC117167209 gene encoding SET domain-containing protein SmydA-8-like, with translation METLKSACAVCKKPATLRCSNCKGEFYCAKDHQRDDWKRHKSTCRAWEIKENPELGRYLISTRDLNPGDLIISELPIVFGPAPHTDERVCVGCGSRNIPARCIGCSWPACRIDCAGLMDDDRHALECKLLAKARILPRFNIILALRMLILRRKNPRKWKVVTKLQSHEEARRPGTEAYAEIKNVTQHLAPILSADQGAAEILPKICGIIDVNALETNPPEGSVGIYENSCLLEHQCIANTRFSFSIDENGRPRIFVKAITFIKKGEHLSTTYTHAFWMTRIRRDYLLATKYFACRCDRCADPSELGSHFGTLKCPCGTGLVLPKDPLDEDTEWSCNACPGILSSLEVNQLTDRLGEEVDGAMGIANREVLTDLLSRLSVLLHPCHQHCITVGHSLIQLLPPDDPQKSEICKRIISTSSIVDPYGAKLGLYTAIALRELASCPGQDKKNLLSKAFSLLEPEPLGSPGEKLLRLIKSEI, from the exons ATGGAAACTTTGAAGAGCGCATGTGCAGTTTGCAAAAAACCAGCAACCTTACGCTGTAGTAATTGCAAAGGCGAATTTTATTGCGCCAAGGACCACCAACGAGATGACTGGAAGCGCCACAAATCCACCTGTCGGGCttgggaaataaaagaaaatcccGAACTTGGGAGATATCTCATATCGACCCGGGATTTAAATCCAGGCGATTTGATCATCTCAGAATTGCCGATTGTTTTCGGACCGGCACCTCACACCGACGAGAGAGTCTGTGTGGGATGTGGAAGTCGAAACATACCAGCCAGATGCATCGGATGTTCCTGGCCAGCTTGTAGAATTGATTGCGCTGGTCTCATGGATGACGATAGACACGCCCTCGAGTGTAAACTCCTCGCCAAGGCGAGAATTTTACCCAG attcaATATTATTTTGGCCCTCCGCATGTTAATTCTCCGTCGCAAGAACCCGAGAAAATGGAAAGTAGTTACAAAACTCCAAAGCCACGAAGAAGCTCGTCGTCCAGGGACAGAAGCTTacgcagaaataaaaaatgttactcaACACTTGGCTCCAATTTTATCAGCCGATCAAGGTGCTGCGgagattttaccaaaaatttgtggaataattGATGTTAACGCCTTGGAAACGAACCCTCCAGAGGGATCGGTTggaatttatgaaaatagttgTCTTCTGGAACATCAATGTATTGCCAATACCAGATTCAGTTTTTCCATCGATGAAAACGGCCGACCGAGAATTTTCGTCAAGGctattacttttataaaaaa agggGAACATCTAAGTACGACATACACTCACGCTTTCTGGATGACACGAATTCGAAGAGATTACCTCCTGGCAACAAAATATTTCGCCTGTCGTTGTGATCGTTGTGCAGATCCTTCAGAACTTGGAAGTCACTTCGGAACCTTAAAGTGTCCTTGTGGAACGGGCCTTGTTCTCCCAAAGGATCCTCTCGACGAAGACACTGAATGGTCTTGTAATGCTTGTCCTGGGATTTTATCATCATTGGAAGTCAATCAATTAACCGATAGATTGGGCGAAGAAGTGGACGGCGCTATGGGTATTGCGAATCGTGAAGTCCTTACTGATCTTCTCTCAag GCTGAGCGTACTTTTGCACCCTTGTCACCAGCACTGCATCACCGTTGGGCATTCCTTGATACAATTATTACCACCTGACGATCCACAAAAATCCGAAATTTGTAAGAGAATAATTTCCACGTCTTCAATCGTAGATCCTTACGGGGCAAAACTCGGACTTTACACGGCGATTGCTCTTCGAGAACTCGCTTCTTGTCCTGGCcaagacaaaaaaaatcttttatcgaAAGCCTTTTCGTTACTTGAACCAGAACCTTTGGGAAGTCCTGGAGAAAAACTACTTAGATTGATTAAATCTGAAATATAA